The DNA window GTCGCCTCACCGACCAGCGCATAGCCCTTCCCCGTCTTCTCCCGGATGAGCTTCGCCGCCGCCTCCTGCGCCTCATCCTCACTGCCGAAGCTCTTCTCGGAGCTGGTCCCCTTCGCTCCGATGCGCCCGTACCGCGTGGTGAGCGTCGTCCCCTCCACGCGGATCTCCCAGAACTTCGACGCCCCTGCCTCTGAACACTCGTAACGCCCCATGTGGACAACGGTAGCCCCGCCGTACCGTCAGCCTCAAGCGTAGCGAACGTAATTTTGCGCCTCGCTGCGGCCCCGAGGGCAGCCGGACCCTCGGGGCGACGGCCTTCACTGGAACGCGAACGCGCCGGTGCCTCCCATCTCGTTCTCCACCTCCCAGAGCAAGCTGAACCCGAACCTCCCCGGTGAACCACCCCAGAGAATGCCCACCGCGTCGACATTGGACGTCGTTCCATGTCGCCGGAAGACCGGCCCCCCGCTGTCTCCGTAGCTGGCCCAGGCGGTCACGAAGTACTGGCACTTCAGCGTGATGCTCGTCCCGCCGATGCTCGCATCGACGCAGGACTCCGCGAGCGGCCCGTGCGTCTGTCCCGTCGTCCTGCCGATCTTGTCGACGTCGATCCCGACCGCGAGCGACGAGGGCATCGAGGTATTCGCAACCTGATACAGGAACGCTGGATCCTGAATGATGTCCAGCAGGCACGAGGGCACCGTCGACGCGCAGCGAGCGAGAGGCATGGCCAGCTTGCCCAGGCGCCCCGTGGTCATCGGCTCGTGGTACTTCACGAAGGCCGAGTCACTGCGACGGCACACGCGGGTCGCCGGGCAATCGAACCCCGAGTAATACGTATTGTCGTGCGCCTCGATGCCGACGAAGTCGGGGACCAGGATGCTGTTCCCTGCCTGACGGAACAACGTCCCCTCCGTCCCGCCTTGCGTGTTCGTGCAATGGGACGCCGTGAGGAAGCCGCGGCCCATCACGAAATGGTCCGCATTCCAGCCCAGCGTGCAGAGTCCGCCGCTGTTGTTCTTGATCTGTAGCCCTGCCACGGGCGGCCACCACCGATCTTGCAGCGTGCTGGCGGTGAACTCGAAGGGCTTCACCAGCTCGATGACGCAGGCCTCGTCGGGCACGCCCATTCTGGCGACGAACTTCTGGACTGCTTGCTTCGCCGCTTCGGTGCTCACGCCGATGCGGATCCGGTTCTTCACCTCGTCGATGTCCGTCAGGACGGTGTCGGGCATGCCGAGCACGTCCCCGATCTGGCCGTACCACGCAAACAGCTGGCTCCAGTCGTACCGACCTTGCTCGAAGCGGATCTCGGGGACCTCGGCAGGCCCACCGGGGTCGCGTCCTGGCGCGAGCATGCGCTCGATCACCGGCTCCAGGGCCACCTTGGCCTTCTCTGCCACCCCCAGGTCCGTCAGGTGGACGACGGGCTGGCCCTGGTCGAAATAGAGCCCCCCGAATCCCGGAACCGCCTCGGCAATCAGCGCGAACTGCTCGTTCGCATTCATTGCGACCTCACCCCAGACGAAGTCCTGGAGCGCGTCGGACGTCGCGTCGGCCGATTCCGGCGCCGGCAGGGATTCCCCTTCTTCATTCGAGCAACCGACGGCGCCTGCGATGCCGACCATGCAGCAGAGCGTCATCCAGGGAAGTGACCAGTCGTGGCGTATCATGTTCGTCCTCTCGATCTTGCTGGAGGTGAATTCATTTCACGGAAGGTTGCTGGACCCGCGCCCAGCCATTTCATTTCTGCGCGGAGACCTTCAACGCAGCGAGAGGGCGCCGCTCCCACCCATCTCGTTCTCCGCTTCCCAGAGCAGGCTGAAGTAAGCCAATCCCTCCAGGCCACCCCAGTGAATGCCGACCGCGTCGACGTTCGATGTCGTCCCGTGGCGCAGAAACACTGGACCACCGCTATCCCCGGGCGCGTTCCCCGTCGCGATGACGTACTGGCATTTCAGGTGAAAATTGCCTCCAGCGACATCGGTATCGATGCAGGTATAGGTGAGTGGGCCGTGCATCTGTCCCGTCGTCCTCCCCATCCTGTCTACGTCGATCCCCGCCAGCAGCGCGGAAGGGAGGGTGGTGTTCGCGACCTGGTAGAGAAGGCTCTCGCTCTTGATGATCTCGAGCGAACACGATGTCGCCGGCGCCTGGCAACGCGCGAGCGGCATCGCCATCTTGCCGAGGCGTCCAGTCGTCGTGATGGCGTTGTACTTGATGAAGGCGACGTCGCTTCTGCGGCAACGGCGGCCGGGGGGGCAATCGAACCCTGAGTAGTAGGGGGCGTCGTGCGCCTCGACGCCGACGGCGAACATGGGGAAGACGACGGGCTGGTAGAATACCGTCCCCTCCGTCCCTCCTTGCACGCTCGTACAATGAGACGCGGTGAGGAACCCGCGCCCCAGCACGAAATGGTTCGCGTTCCAGCCCAGCGAGCAGTAGCCGGTCTCCGTGCGGATCTGCTGCCCGCCCACGGGCGGCCACCATTGATCCCGGAGTGAGTCGGCCGTGAACTGCGGCGCCTTCACGTCCTCGATGACGCAAGCCGCTGCAGGGACGTCTCTGGCCACGAGGAACTTCTCGACCTGTCGCCGCGCGTCCTCGGTGCCGACGCCGATGCGGATCCGGTTCTTCGTCTCGTCGATGTCCCTCAGGACCACGCCGGGCACGCTGAACACGCCGCCGATTTCCCCATACCACCCGAACAGGCTGCCCCAGTCGTACTGGCCTTGCTCGAACCGGAACTCGGGCATCTCGAAGGGCGCCGAGGGATCTCGCCCCAGCGAGAGCATCCGCGCGAGCACGGGCTCCAGCACGACCTTGGCTTTCTCCACGGCGTCCAGATCCGTCAAGAAGACGACGGCCTGCCCCTGGTCGAGATAGAGACCGCCGAACCCAGGAACCGCCTCGGCAATCATCGCGAACTGCTCGTCCGCATTCATCGCAACCTCACCCCACGCGAAGTCACGCAGCGCATCGACCGACAGCTCGGCGGACTCAGGGGGCGACGAGGAAGACCCTTCCTCCTCTTCGGCCGAGCAGCCCGTCAGACCTGCGATCCCTGTGAAACAGGGGAGCAAGAGCAGCGGCAGGATGCAGCGACGATACGTCATGGCGATTCCTTTCAATCGAAGCTGTGCTGAATGCTTTCAGCTCGAGAAGTGCAGGCTCACAGGGCGGGCGATGGTTGATTCGAGATCAGGTGTCGGGCTTTCGAGGAGCCCTCATTGCAATGAGATGGCGCCGCTCCCACCCATCTCGTTCTCCCCGTCCCATAGCAGGCTGAAGTAAGCCAGTTCGTCTGTGGCTCCCCAGGTAATTCCGACGGCGTCGACGTTCGACGTCGTCCCATGGCGCACGAACACAGGGCCTCCGCTGTCACCGCCAGCGGCTCGCGTTGCGATGACGTACTGGCACTTCAGATGAAAGTTGTCTCCAGCGACATCGGTATCGATGCAGGTATAGGTGAGTGGGCCGTGCATCTGTCCCGTCGTCCGCCCCATGCGATCGACATCGATGCCCGCGAGGAGGGCCGAAGGGAGCGTGCTGTTCGCGACCTGATAGAGAAACGTCGTGTTCTGGATGATGTCGAGCCCGCAGGACGTCTGTGGCAACTGGCAGCGAGCGAGGGGCATGGCCATCTTGCCGAGGCGGCCCGTCGTCCGCGTCGTGTCGTACCTGACGAAGGCCACGTCACTGCGCCGGCAACGGCGACCGCTGGGGCAATCGGCGCCGGTATAGTACGGTGCATCGTGGGCCTCGGTGCCCACGAAGTCGAAGGGAAGCCAACCTTGCGACTGGTAGAACGTCGTCCCTTCCGTTCCACCTTGCGTGTCCGTGCAATGAGACGCGGTGAGGAAGCCGCGTCCGAGCACGAAGTGATTGGCATTCCAGCCGAGCGTGCAGCCCGAGTGCGCCATCCGTGGGGTCGAGACCTGAAGCCCAGCCACGGGAGGCCACCAGCGATCCCGCAGCGTGTCGGACGTGAATCGAACGGGTTCGACGTTCTCGATGACACAGGCCTCCACCGGCAAACCCGCGGTGGTGACGTACTTCTCGACCTGTCGCCGCGCCTCCTCGGTGCTGACGCCGATGCGGATCCGGTTCTTCGTCTCGTCGATGTCTCTCAGGACCACGCCGGGTACGCTGAACACGTCTCCGATCGTTTCGTACCACCTGTAGAGCTCATTCCAGTCGTACCGGCCCTGCTCGAACCGGAACTCGGGCATCTCGAAAGGAACTGCGGGATCGCGCCCCCAGGCGAGCATCCGCGCGAGCACGGGCTCCAGCATGACCTTGGCCTTCTCCACGGTGTTGGGATCCGTCAAGAAGACCACCGCCTGCCCCTGGTCCATGTAGAGCCCCCCGAAGCCCGGAACCGCCTCGGCGATCACCGCGAACTGCTCGTTCGCGTCCATCGCGACCTCACCCCAGGCGAAATCCCGGAGCCGCTCGGCCGACAGCGCGACGGACGGTGGAGGTGATGCGTGAGACCCTTCCCCTTCCTCGGAGCAACCCATCACCCCTGCGACCCCCGTGAAACAGGAGAGCAGGAGCAGCGGAAGGGACCAGGTGCGGTGTGTCATGGCGATTCCTCTCGAAGGTCACGAGGCGCTGAGGGGCATTCAGCGCCATTCAGGCGATGTCGCGGGGCTCCAGGGGAGCAGCATGCGGGAACTCTGTGCCGGGGCGCGTCAGGTCCTCATTGCAAGGAGAGGACGCCGCCACCGCCCATCTCGTTCTCCGCGTCCCAGAGCAGGCTGAAGAAGGCGAGGTTCGTGGCGCCTCCCCAGTGAATGCCCACGGCGTCGACGAACGACGTCGTGCCGTGACGCAGGAAGACGGGGCCACCGCTATCCCCAGGAGCCGATTCGGTGGAGATGACGTACTGGCACTTCAAGTGCACATTGCTGTTCGCCACGTTCGTATCGACGCAGGTGTGGGCGAGGGGGCCGTGCATCTGGCCCGTCGTCCGCCCCATGCGATCGACGTCGATGCCCGCGGTGAGCGCCGACGGGAGCGTGCTGTTTGCGACCTGATAAAGGAGCGACGCGTCGTGGATGACGTCGAGCAGGCAAGAGGTCGCCGGCAGCTCGCAGCGCGCGAGCGGCATGGCCAGCTTGCCGAGACGTCCTGTCGTCTTGCTCGCGTCATATTTGACGAACGCCGCGTCACTGCGACGGCAGCGGAGATTGGATGGGCAATCGAAGCCCGTGTAATACGTCGCGTCGTACGCCTCGGTGCCCACGAAGTCCGAGTTGAAGATGTTGTGCCCGGCCTGGTAGAACTTCGTCCCCTCGGTGCCACCTCGCACGTTCGTGCAATGGGAGTTGGTGAGGAAGCCGCGACCCAGCACGAAGTGGTTCGCGTTCCAGCCCAGCGTGCAGCGAGAGCTGTCGTCGTTCCGGATCTGCAGCCCGGCGACCGGCGGCCACCATCGGTCCTGGAGCGAATTGGCCTGGGTTTGAACGGGCTCCACGCGCTCGATCAGGTACGCGCCCTCCGGGACGCCGGCGGTGGCAATGAACTTCCGGGCGTGAAGTGCCGCCATCTCCGTGCTGACTCCGATGCGGATCTGGTTCTTCGTCTCGTCGATGTCCGTCAGCACCACGTCCTGCAGACCGAGCACGTCACGAATCTCTCCGTACCATCCGTAGAGCTGGGTCCAGTCGTAACGACCTTGCTCGAAGCGGATCTCGGGCTTCTCGAACGGCGCCTCGGGGTCGCGCCCCCACGAGAGCAGGCGCTCGATCACCGGCCCCAGCGCCTCCTTGGCGTGCTTCGCGGTCGCGAGGTCCGTCAGGTAGACGACGGCCTCGCCGCCATCGAAATAGAGCCCCCCGAAGCCTGGAACGCCCTCGGCGATCAGCGCGAACTGATCATTGGCGTCCAGCTCGACCTCGCCCCAGGCGACGTCGGCGAGCGCGTCGTGCGCCATCTCGACGGGGGCCTGAGAAGAGATCGGCTCTCCCTCCTCTCCTGGCGAGCAGCCGACGAGACCGATGGCACCCACGACCCAGGAAAGCGCAACAAGACGAGTGGACAAGCCATGAAATTTCATCTCGAGATCATCCTCGATGGAGTCGACCGCGCGAATGCAGTCGCTCCGTTTCCGTCATGCCCGCCGCTCCTGGTCGTGACCGCGGCGCCCTGGAGGAGGCTCCGACGAGTCGACCCCTGCACAGGAGGGGGGCGCTGACGTGTTGCTGCCTTCGCAAGCCACGTACCAGTGCGCGCGCCCGCGCCGACGGCATCATTTCTGGGGAATGTCGCGCCATCTCGCGCCGTCGGCGCGGAAGCCTCGGCCGTGTCGTGCGAGCTTGGCGCAACTCGCGCAGACCTGACCTGCTTCGCGCCAGCGCCGAGCGGCGCTGCGCGTCAGGCGGCCGTCACGCCGTGGCGTCCGGGGGTTGCGGTGGTGGGAGGAGATGAAGCGCCGCGGCTCGGGACGAGTGACGCGGCCTTTCGGAGCCGGCTACTTCTTCTGGAACGGCTGCGGCACGCGCCCGGCGCCCTGGGTTTCGAACATCCAGCCGGGGTACTCGCGGGGCAGCTTCGACACCTCGTCGAGCTTCGTGATCTCCTCGGCCGTCAACGTCAGCGCGGTGGCGGCCAGGTTGTCTTCGAGCTGGTCGACCCGCTTTGCCCCGATGATCACGCTCGTCACGAACGGCTTCGACAGCACCCACGCCAGCGCCACCCGCGCCACCGTCGCCCCATGTGCCTCGGCGATCTCGCGCATCGCGGCCACGCACGCCCACGCCCGGTCCTTGTCCACCGGCGGGAAATCGAACGCTGCCCGCCGCGCGCCCTCCTCCTCCTTCGCCCCTGGCCCGAACTTGCCCGACAGGAGCCCGCCCGCGAGCGGCGACCACACCAGGCAGCCCACCCCTTCCGACTGCATCATCGGCGCGATCTCACGCTCCAGATCACGCCCCGCGATCGAGTAGTACGCCTGCACCGTCTCGAATCGCGCCCAGCCCCGGTGCTCCGCGAGCCCCACGGCCTTCATCATCTTCCACGCTGCCCAGTTCGAGCAGCCCACGTAGCGCACCAGGCCCTCGCGCACGAGATCGTCCAGCGCCCGGACCGTCTCCTCGACCGGCGTGACCGCGTCGTTCCCGTGGATCTGGTAGAGGTCCACGTAATCGAGGCCGAGCCGCTCCAGGCTGCGCTTGATGCCATCCATGATGTGGCCCCGCGAGGCCCCGCGATCGTTCGGCCCCGAGCCCGTCGAGCCGTACACCTTCGTGGCGATCACCACGTCGGAGCGCTTCACCTTCAGGTTCTTCAGCGCCTGACCGAGGATCTGCTCCGAGCGACCCTCCGAGTACACGTCGGCGGTGTCGATGAAATTGATCCCCGCCTCCAGCGAACGGCGCACCAGCTCTTCGGAGTTCTCCTGGTCGAGCTGACCGATCGCCTTCCACATCCCCTGGCCCCCGAACGTCATCGTTCCCAGACAGATCTCCGACACGTAGAGCCCTGTCCTACCCAGCTGACGATACCGCATGCGTTCCCTCTTCTCTTCGCGCTTACCCGCCCGTCGACCGGCCGCGTTGCCGCGCCGGCCGCCACGTCATTGAATCTTCAGCACCGCGCCATGCACCCACCCGCTGGCGGGGGTCGGCGCATCCACGGTCTTCACCCGGAACCACGTCCCTCCTCCGGCCGTCGTCGAGTTCGTGATCTCCACGGACGCCCCTTGCGGCAGGAATGCCACCATGTCGCCCTTGAAGTCCGGCTTGCTGCGCAGCACGGCCCGGGGCTGCCCTTCGGCCAGGCTAACCACGGCCCGCATCGTCTTGTTCCCGGCCGGTGTGCCTCCGGGCGCCGCCCCCTCCTCCCCCTCGGTGATCACCGGAGGCAAGGGCTCCCCCGGCAACGCCGAGCGTTTCTCGCCGTCTCCACTCGAGGCCCCCCCGGCCTCGCTCGACCCACCCAGACGCCCCTGACTGTAGAGGATCACGCCCCCGCAGATGGCGGCGCTCACCACGGCCAGCCCGCAGATGACGAGGAGGGGCTTCAGCGTCCCCTGCTTCGGAGGTGGCGAGGCCACCTGCACCAGCGAAGGTGGCGCCAGCGCAGAGGGCAGCGGCTCCCCCGGCCCCAGCGGCGGCCCTCCACCGTACCCCACGCCCGCTGGACCCATGCCCCCTGGCCCCATGCCCCCTGGCCCCATGCTCCCCGACGCATCGGGTCCCCAGCCGCCTTCTCCCCCGGGTTCCCCGTCCCCGGCGCTGTGTTTCATCCCCGGCTCGGCCATGCCTGCTCCCTGTCATGCGACCATGCGCTTCGCGCATTCTACACCTCGCACTCCAGGATCCTTCCACCTCGTCTGGTGTAGCCTCCCCACCATGACCATCGACATCCGCCTTCTCGGGCCGGAGCAGCACGCCGAGTTCGTCCAGCCCCTCCTCACAGCGTTCGGACTTCCCGTCGACAACGAGCGCATCAACCACTCTCAGCGGGTCGAGGAGCTGACGCACCGATTCGCTGCGTACGAAGGGGACTCGGTCACGGGCTGCGCAGGTACCTTCAGCTTCGACATGACCACGCCGGGCAGCATCGCCCCCGTCGCGGGTCTCACGCTGGTCGGCGTCATGCCCACGCACCGACGTCGCGGCATCATGACCGCCCTCGTCCGCCGCCACCTCGACGAAGCGCGCACCGAAGGCAAGGCCTTCTCCGCCCTCTGGGCCAGCGAGGCCGCCATCTACCAGCGCTTCGGCTACGGCCTCGGCTCCATCGGCTGCGCCGCCTCCATCGAGCGACACCACACCACCTTCTGGCCCGAGCTGCCGCGCATCGGGCGCGTCCGCATCGTCACCGAGGCCGAAGCCCTCGACCTCTTCCCTGGCATCCACGACCGCGCGCGCCCTGGTCAGCCCGGCATGCTCTCCCGGTCCACCTCGTGGTGGGAGCACCGCCGCCTCGTCGACTTCGAGAAGAGCGGCCCCCCCCTCCAGCGCGCCGTGCTGGAGATCGACGGGCAGCCCGAGGCCTACGCCCTCTACCGCAACCAGCACCGCTGGGAGTCCACGTTCATCCCCACCGGCAACCTCCAGGTCATCGAGGCCATCGGCACGAGCTCCCTCTCCACCCGCCTCCTCTGGCGCTACCTCTTCGACATCGACCTCTCCCAGCGCATCGAGGCCTTCCACCTCCCGCCCGATCATCCGCTCCTCTACGCCCTCACCGAGCCGCGCCGCCTCCGCCTCACGCAGTACGACGGCCTCTGGGTGCGCATCCTCGACATCCCGCGCGCGTTCTCGGCCCGCTCCTTCGCCAGCCACGACACCGTGATCTTCGATGTCTCCGATCCGGTCTACACCGCGAACACCGGCCGCTTCCGCCTCGACGGCGCCGCTGGCCTCTGCACCCGCACCGAGCGCGCGGCCACACTCAAGCTCGACATCGCCACCCTGAGCACCGCCTGGATGGGTGCAGCCACCTTCCGCCGCCTCGCCGATGCCGGCCGCGTCGAGCAGCTCCAGGAAGGCGCCATCGATCGCGCCGACGCCCTCTTCCACTCCTCGCGCGCCCCGTGGTGTCCCGAGACGTTCTGAGCCAGCGCGCCCACCGCCTTCTCCCGCTCGCCGCGCGTCGTGTAAAGTCCGCCTTCCCACGCCAAGGAGGACTCCCATGACCCAGACGATCACCACCGAGAGCGTCACCATCCAGGTCGCCGACGGCACGACGATGGGCGCCCACGTCGCGCGACCCGCAGGCTCGGACAAGCTCCCGGGGGTCATCCTTTTGCAGGAGATCTTCGGGGTCAACGAGCACATGCGCGACATCGCCAGCCGCATCGCCGCCGAGGGCTACGTCGTCATCGCCCCCGACCTCTTCCACCGCACCCACCCCGGCTTCATCGGCAGCTACGACGACATCCCCGGCGGCATCAAGGTCGCCAGCGCATACACGAACGAACACGTCGAGGCCGACCTCCGCGCCACCTTCGCTCACCTCACGACCATGGAGGGCATCGACGCCGAGCACGTCGCCGTCATGGGCTACTGCATGGGTGGCCGCCTCGCCTTCACCGCGAACGCGCTCATCCCCGTCCGCGCTGCCATCAGCTTCTACGGCGCCGGCATCTACCCCGACAAGACCCCTCTCGCCCCCGCTCTGCACGGCCCCACGCTCTTCTTCTGGGCCGGCAAGGACAGCTTCATCCCCGCCACGCAGCGCGACGCCGTCATCGCGGAGATGCGTCGCGTCGGCAAGCCGTTCACCAGCGTCGAGGTCTCGCACGTCAACCACGGCTTCTTCTGCGACGCGCGCAGCGACTACGACGCCGCCGCTGCTGCACAGGCCTGGGCAGTGACCAAGGCCTTCTTGAAGTCGCACCTCGCTGGCGGCTAGCGGCAGAGCGCCGGGCCGACCCGAGCCGGCGACCGTCCATCGGCGCGCGGCCATCATCCTCCCTGTGCTGTGTCCCTACCCCTCCGGGGAAAAGTGCACGCGAACTTCAGATCGGCATGGAGTCACCAGCACGCCGCCTCTCGACAGCGGTCCTGCCTGCCATCGACCGATGCAATCGGCCTG is part of the Chondromyces crocatus genome and encodes:
- a CDS encoding aldo/keto reductase; the protein is MRYRQLGRTGLYVSEICLGTMTFGGQGMWKAIGQLDQENSEELVRRSLEAGINFIDTADVYSEGRSEQILGQALKNLKVKRSDVVIATKVYGSTGSGPNDRGASRGHIMDGIKRSLERLGLDYVDLYQIHGNDAVTPVEETVRALDDLVREGLVRYVGCSNWAAWKMMKAVGLAEHRGWARFETVQAYYSIAGRDLEREIAPMMQSEGVGCLVWSPLAGGLLSGKFGPGAKEEEGARRAAFDFPPVDKDRAWACVAAMREIAEAHGATVARVALAWVLSKPFVTSVIIGAKRVDQLEDNLAATALTLTAEEITKLDEVSKLPREYPGWMFETQGAGRVPQPFQKK
- a CDS encoding SH3 domain-containing protein translates to MKHSAGDGEPGGEGGWGPDASGSMGPGGMGPGGMGPAGVGYGGGPPLGPGEPLPSALAPPSLVQVASPPPKQGTLKPLLVICGLAVVSAAICGGVILYSQGRLGGSSEAGGASSGDGEKRSALPGEPLPPVITEGEEGAAPGGTPAGNKTMRAVVSLAEGQPRAVLRSKPDFKGDMVAFLPQGASVEITNSTTAGGGTWFRVKTVDAPTPASGWVHGAVLKIQ
- a CDS encoding GNAT family N-acetyltransferase; this translates as MTIDIRLLGPEQHAEFVQPLLTAFGLPVDNERINHSQRVEELTHRFAAYEGDSVTGCAGTFSFDMTTPGSIAPVAGLTLVGVMPTHRRRGIMTALVRRHLDEARTEGKAFSALWASEAAIYQRFGYGLGSIGCAASIERHHTTFWPELPRIGRVRIVTEAEALDLFPGIHDRARPGQPGMLSRSTSWWEHRRLVDFEKSGPPLQRAVLEIDGQPEAYALYRNQHRWESTFIPTGNLQVIEAIGTSSLSTRLLWRYLFDIDLSQRIEAFHLPPDHPLLYALTEPRRLRLTQYDGLWVRILDIPRAFSARSFASHDTVIFDVSDPVYTANTGRFRLDGAAGLCTRTERAATLKLDIATLSTAWMGAATFRRLADAGRVEQLQEGAIDRADALFHSSRAPWCPETF
- a CDS encoding dienelactone hydrolase family protein, producing MTQTITTESVTIQVADGTTMGAHVARPAGSDKLPGVILLQEIFGVNEHMRDIASRIAAEGYVVIAPDLFHRTHPGFIGSYDDIPGGIKVASAYTNEHVEADLRATFAHLTTMEGIDAEHVAVMGYCMGGRLAFTANALIPVRAAISFYGAGIYPDKTPLAPALHGPTLFFWAGKDSFIPATQRDAVIAEMRRVGKPFTSVEVSHVNHGFFCDARSDYDAAAAAQAWAVTKAFLKSHLAGG